A section of the Dromaius novaehollandiae isolate bDroNov1 chromosome 6, bDroNov1.hap1, whole genome shotgun sequence genome encodes:
- the PWWP2B gene encoding PWWP domain-containing protein 2B, translating into MAESAAAAAAAAPRVGSWLPVLVEQMVNDTLVVTLRCGERRFTGVLLDCTKKSGLFCLPSSLPKQEEPPANACTNWVPDGRDPVQGETESQPAAEKPPEGNGDEQVPPLLPPPPPGNLPPYPPYFEGAPFPRPLWLRHTYNQWVPQPPPRTIKRTRRRLSRNRDPGRLIMSTIRLRPRRVLCEKCKNTLNPEDANTARQNAKTRRKLSIQDKEQKKHSDSDYTEKRNKREKREEDKFSGELVHRTPVIKISYSTPQGKGEVVKIPSRVHGSVKPFCPQRILQNGEEDQEESRDSERCRETKCLMDKSAGSQLASIPKLKLTRPVHSSADVPPPKIRLKPHRINDGQSVSIYKAELIDEINVLQNSRESNPAAFYNDESTDRSLAEISSGSSGEDDDFKRFPQGKDGHDNLAFLMNYRKRKADSSSLSVCSNDSLDESKSSSSEVTSPEMCDFIPGDDASVSSSSKDERKIVPPLTVRLHTQSVSKCVTEDGRTVSVGDIVWGKIHGFPWWPARVLDINLSQKENGEPSWREAKVSWFGSPTTSLLSVSKLSPFSEFFKLRFNRKKKGIYRKAITEAAKAVEHLTPEIRDLLTQFET; encoded by the exons ATGGCGgagtcggcggcggcggcggcggcggcggcgccgcgggtgGGGTCGTGGCTGCCGGTGCTGGTGGAGCAGATGGTGAACGACACGCTGGTGGTGACGCTGCGCTGCGGCGAGCGCCGCTTCACCGGCGTCCTCCTCGACTGCACCAAGAA GTCCGGATTGTTTTGTCTTCCGTCTTCCCTTCCAAAGCAAGAGGAGCCTCCTGCTAACGCTTGCACTAACTGGGTTCCCGACGGCCGAGATCCTGTGCAGGGTGAGACCGAGTCGCAGCCCGCTGCCGAAAAGCCTCCCGAAGGAAACGGCGATGAGCAAGTAccgcccctcctgcctcccccgccgcccggcaACCTTCCCCCCTACCCCCCTTACTTTGAGGGAGCTCCTTTTCCTCGTCCGCTCTGGCTCCGGCACACGTATAACCAGTGGGTTCCTCAGCCGCCACCACGGACTATAAAGAGGACAAGGAGACGTTTGTCACGGAATAGAGACCCGGGAAGGCTTATCATGAGCACTATCAGGCTAAGGCCGAGACGGGTGCTCTGTGAAAAGTGTAAAAACACTCTGAACCCCGAGGATGCAAACACAGCTAGGCAAAATGCTAAGACAAGGAGGAAGCTGAGCATTCAGgacaaagagcagaaaaagcaCAGTGACTCTGACTACAccgagaaaagaaacaaaagagaaaagagagaggaagacaaGTTTTCTGGGGAACTAGTGCATCGGACACCAGTTATAAAAATATCCTACAGTACTCCGCAAGGGAAAGGTGAAGTTGTAAAAATTCCTTCCCGGGTTCATGGCTCAGTCAAACCATTTTGTCCACAGCGAATATTGCAGAACGGAGAGGAGGACCAAGAAGAGAGTAGGGACTCTGAACGATGTCGAGAAACCAAATGTTTAATGGACAAGTCAGCAGGCAGCCAGCTTGCTTCCATTCCAAAACTGAAGCTTACGCGGCCTGTGCATTCCAGTGCAGATGTTCCACCTCCAAAGATCCGACTGAAGCCCCATCGAATAAATGATGGTCAGAGTGTTTCAATTTATAAAGCAGAACTTATTGATGAGATAAATGTCCTCCAGAACAGCAGGGAGTCCAATCCTGCTGCGTTTTACAATGATGAATCTACAGACAGAAGTTTAGCTGAGATATCTTCAGGGAGTTCAGGTGAAGATGATGACTTTAAAAGGTTTCCCCAGGGTAAAGATGGACATGATAACTTGGCTTTCCTTATGAACTATcgtaaaagaaaagcagattctTCTAGTTTATCCGTGTGTAGTAATGACAGTCTAGATGAATCCAAGTCTTCTAGTTCAGAAGTAACATCACCAGAAATGTGTGACTTTATACCTGGTGATGATGCATCTGTCTCTTCATCTTCAAAAGATGAGCGTAAAATCGTGCCACCGTTAACAGTTAGACTACATACGCAGAGTGTGTCTAAATGTGTCACTGAAGATGGAAGAACTGTTTCGGTGGGGGATATTGTTTGGGGTAAAATTCATGGTTTTCCATGGTGGCCGGCACGTGTTCTTGACATAAACCTTAGCCAGAAGGAAAACGGGGAACCTTCATGGCGAGAAGCTAAAGTATCATGGTTTGGTTCTCCAACGACTTCATTGTTATCTGTTTCAAAACTCTCTCCTTTCTCTGAATTTTTCAAACTGAGATTTAATCGCAAGAAGAAAGGGATATATCGGAAAGCTATCACAGAAGCTGCAAAGGCAGTAGAGCATCTGACTCCAGAAATAAGAGATCTCTTAACGCAGTTCGAAACATAA